One window of the Halobacillus litoralis genome contains the following:
- a CDS encoding O-antigen polymerase — protein MLKFYLNIFLLSIFGVLVFIDVHYYIFMPILIALFFVNFPKLNYDNLLLFSIYTSFFGIYLSLENFPEIQIYRLLILPIGFYILLKGLLKKQKIYLYFLMIFLYIWIHPFLVSWKGSLENLTFTMTLLSTYFVILVTYEICKRGQINKLLTSFLLFIVCNIIVSVSEVITSEHLIYSNIVNYTQTNLFLPTGFFFNQNDLGITLLCCLIVINIMDNKIKYNVLLNFSITILIFIISSRTLIVCTVAFYLILFFKNFKFRNIFKVIFIGIPFVLVILMIGTNYYDTIGSYSVEKLSNIINIFDSRNEVYAYHIKLIYEYPFGLTENMYNNLVFNKGMTNSHSLVIELTQRFGLIFIFALIATLILFFIKNVKGNKLYIGTILIIFFLMSNVSSSLLTGSNIVWSLTVLAILMIVDESRLKSKYATQECNY, from the coding sequence GTGTTGAAATTTTATTTGAATATTTTTTTGCTATCTATATTTGGAGTACTTGTATTCATAGATGTCCACTATTATATTTTTATGCCAATATTAATAGCTTTATTTTTTGTTAATTTTCCAAAATTAAACTATGATAATTTGTTGCTTTTTTCTATTTATACCTCATTTTTTGGGATATATCTATCTTTAGAGAACTTCCCAGAAATACAAATTTATAGATTATTAATTTTACCTATAGGATTTTATATTCTCTTAAAGGGTTTATTAAAAAAACAAAAAATTTACCTTTATTTTTTGATGATATTTTTGTACATTTGGATTCATCCATTCTTAGTTTCGTGGAAAGGATCGCTAGAAAACCTTACATTTACCATGACATTATTAAGTACCTACTTTGTGATTTTAGTAACTTATGAAATATGCAAAAGAGGTCAAATAAATAAGCTTTTAACTTCATTTTTACTTTTTATTGTATGTAATATAATAGTTAGTGTGTCAGAAGTAATTACTTCCGAGCACTTAATATATTCAAACATAGTAAATTATACACAAACCAATTTATTTCTCCCAACAGGGTTTTTCTTTAATCAAAATGATCTAGGTATTACATTACTATGTTGCCTTATAGTAATAAATATTATGGATAATAAAATAAAGTACAATGTATTATTGAATTTTTCAATCACAATATTGATTTTTATTATTAGTTCTCGTACATTAATAGTTTGTACAGTAGCCTTTTATTTAATATTATTTTTTAAGAATTTTAAATTCAGGAATATATTCAAAGTTATATTTATTGGTATTCCTTTTGTTTTAGTTATTTTAATGATAGGAACTAACTACTATGATACTATAGGCAGTTACTCAGTAGAAAAACTATCAAACATAATTAACATCTTTGATAGCAGAAATGAAGTTTATGCATATCATATAAAATTGATTTATGAATATCCATTTGGTCTTACAGAAAATATGTATAATAATTTAGTCTTTAATAAAGGAATGACCAATTCTCATAGTTTAGTAATTGAGTTAACTCAAAGGTTTGGCCTTATCTTTATTTTTGCTTTAATAGCTACCTTGATTCTTTTTTTTATAAAGAACGTAAAAGGAAACAAGTTATATATAGGCACAATATTAATTATTTTTTTTCTTATGTCCAATGTAAGTTCTAGTTTGTTAACGGGGAGTAACATAGTCTGGAGTCTAACTGTTCTTGCTATATTAATGATCGTTGATGAAAGTAGGTTAAAGAGTAAGTATGCTACTCAAGAATGTAATTATTAG
- a CDS encoding lipopolysaccharide biosynthesis protein produces the protein MLIAIVTTPIITRILTPEDYGIYSLFLVSTNLFLLLALLGTDQMYFRFYPELKRDNHELLRKVIVINIISFIAITILLLVFREQLSELLFGVRINNLIILLILYIAGRLVIRICLSILRMEEEGVKYSFIQAAIKLFDLIIIILLIFIISSDSYTFYIPVLSLVISNFIVVFISIYYTLKTWKMVLFDRNTKIFISYKELIKYGFPFSLTLLITWLFQYTDRLLLKEMNGMEDVGIYSAAFKIVSILLILHTSFNSYWIPLSYKKFEEKNNDTINFFVQSFNIVSLITFSLGIILILCKSLLKILLGQSFYDSINIFPILVIIPVMLILSEVTMVGINFYKKSYLHIYISITITLINVVGSYLLIQWIGIMGAAISTSLSYLIYFFLRTWAGNYFYKIKINYLSFTSNLLLFILLALLNSFFDPLNHIILIINSILVGTFLVINISRFYEIFSKLRGGIK, from the coding sequence TTGCTTATTGCCATAGTAACTACACCTATAATAACTAGAATTCTTACACCAGAAGATTATGGGATTTATTCTCTTTTTTTAGTTAGTACAAATCTATTCTTATTACTAGCATTGTTAGGAACAGATCAGATGTACTTTAGGTTTTATCCCGAGTTAAAAAGGGATAATCATGAATTATTAAGGAAAGTTATTGTAATAAATATAATTAGTTTCATTGCTATAACCATTTTATTACTAGTTTTTAGAGAGCAGTTATCCGAATTGCTTTTTGGTGTAAGGATTAATAATCTAATTATATTGCTAATATTATATATAGCGGGTAGGTTGGTAATAAGGATATGCTTGTCAATATTAAGAATGGAGGAAGAAGGAGTTAAATATTCCTTCATTCAAGCCGCTATTAAACTTTTTGACTTAATAATAATAATATTGCTTATTTTTATTATTAGTAGCGATTCTTATACTTTTTATATTCCTGTATTGTCTTTAGTAATTTCAAACTTTATTGTGGTTTTTATTTCTATATATTATACTCTTAAAACTTGGAAAATGGTTTTATTTGATAGAAATACTAAAATATTTATTAGCTATAAGGAACTTATAAAATATGGCTTTCCCTTTTCTTTGACACTTCTAATCACTTGGTTATTTCAATATACAGATAGGCTATTGTTAAAAGAAATGAACGGTATGGAGGATGTGGGTATATATTCGGCTGCTTTTAAAATTGTTTCAATCTTACTTATTTTACATACTAGTTTTAATTCGTATTGGATACCACTAAGTTATAAAAAATTTGAAGAAAAAAACAATGATACAATCAATTTCTTTGTTCAGTCGTTTAACATAGTTTCTTTAATAACATTTAGTTTAGGGATTATATTGATTTTATGTAAGAGCTTATTGAAAATATTATTAGGACAATCATTTTATGATTCTATAAATATTTTTCCGATACTAGTAATTATCCCTGTTATGTTAATTCTTTCAGAGGTTACTATGGTAGGTATAAACTTTTATAAAAAATCCTATTTACACATATATATTTCTATAACTATTACATTGATTAACGTGGTTGGGAGTTACTTATTGATTCAATGGATAGGAATTATGGGGGCGGCGATATCTACCTCTCTTTCTTATCTAATATACTTCTTCCTTAGAACTTGGGCTGGAAATTATTTTTATAAAATAAAGATAAATTATCTGAGTTTTACAAGTAATTTACTTTTGTTTATTCTCTTAGCTCTTCTAAACAGTTTCTTTGATCCACTTAACCATATTATTTTAATAATTAATTCTATATTAGTTGGGACTTTCTTAGTGATAAATATTAGCCGGTTTTATGAAATCTTTTCTAAATTGCGTGGAGGTATAAAATAA
- a CDS encoding glycosyltransferase family 1 protein, with translation MVNKRVLHVFATLDKGGAESRILDVYRNLNEKVQFDFLVLDNKDHYYDAEVKSLGGKKYTINHPKNVGVLRHFLELYTLIKNEGPYQAVHSHTSYHQGIVALAAKAARVPNIICHSRTTSSLKDRGLKFQIALFLGRKLINLAATKKLAISKEAGEFLFNTGEFTVVPNAIDIERFFISDKTQKEKMDFFNIDEADIIMGHVGRFAKMKNQKFLVDICNKMIDNGINAHLVLVGEGQLRKDVTKLAINQGIINNVHFLGLREDVPEILKSIDVFVMPSLYEGLGGGAIEAQAAGVPCVTSDKLPEEINMGLGLLKKISLEDSIEQWIKIITNQINIDRPTNKSIKRNFEKKKFTIDEEVTQLCKAYNIILK, from the coding sequence ATGGTAAACAAAAGAGTGTTACATGTTTTTGCAACTTTAGATAAAGGTGGAGCTGAATCCAGAATATTAGATGTCTATAGAAATCTGAATGAAAAAGTGCAATTCGATTTCTTAGTGCTTGATAATAAAGACCATTATTATGATGCGGAAGTTAAATCGTTAGGTGGAAAAAAATATACCATTAATCATCCCAAAAATGTTGGAGTTCTTCGACATTTTTTAGAATTATACACCCTTATAAAAAATGAAGGTCCATATCAAGCAGTTCATTCTCACACGTCTTACCATCAAGGGATTGTAGCATTAGCTGCTAAAGCAGCAAGAGTTCCAAATATTATTTGTCACTCGAGAACTACTTCCAGTCTCAAAGACCGTGGTTTAAAATTCCAAATTGCTCTTTTTTTAGGAAGAAAGCTAATTAACCTAGCAGCGACAAAAAAATTAGCCATTAGTAAAGAGGCTGGAGAATTTCTTTTTAATACAGGGGAGTTCACAGTTGTTCCAAACGCTATAGATATTGAGAGGTTTTTCATTTCGGATAAGACACAAAAAGAAAAGATGGATTTTTTTAATATTGATGAAGCGGATATTATTATGGGCCACGTTGGAAGGTTTGCGAAGATGAAAAACCAAAAGTTTTTAGTGGATATTTGTAATAAAATGATTGATAACGGCATTAATGCTCACCTTGTCCTCGTAGGCGAAGGGCAACTGAGAAAAGATGTTACGAAATTAGCAATAAACCAGGGAATTATTAATAATGTTCATTTTTTAGGCCTAAGAGAGGATGTTCCGGAAATACTTAAATCGATTGATGTATTCGTTATGCCTTCTCTTTATGAAGGGTTGGGCGGTGGAGCTATAGAAGCTCAGGCTGCAGGAGTTCCTTGTGTAACTTCTGACAAATTACCTGAGGAAATTAATATGGGTCTGGGTTTGTTGAAAAAAATAAGTCTTGAAGACAGCATAGAACAGTGGATAAAAATAATTACTAATCAAATTAATATTGATAGACCCACTAATAAGAGTATTAAAAGGAATTTTGAAAAGAAAAAATTTACTATTGATGAAGAAGTAACACAATTATGTAAAGCTTATAATATTATTTTGAAATAG
- a CDS encoding glycosyltransferase has product MKRKKVLHIIPNTTFGGTSKLILDIYKKVDKSLIHFDFVSFNKGELHSEFTRYGSNVEYIPYIKETGIIKHIKLIMSIIKKNGPYDAIHVHNGYKASPALFAAKISGINNRITHIHQNKVSSRWIKGLFPILKYFLNLLSTKKVACSKSAGELVYSNSFQVINNSIDLEKYDWSSLTSKADFKKEFDIPNNTLVLGHVGRFSNVKNHEFLINISEYLKSEKVPHKLLLIGKGPLEKSIRELVKKKGLENNVNFLGNRFDVPDLVKNLDVFLLPSYFEGFSIATLEAQVLGVKSIISNNVPKEVDLNANIIKYKKLSDGAESWGREVLGMIKESPLDEWEIKHSLKVKGLDLETTVKEFENLYFRTP; this is encoded by the coding sequence ATGAAAAGGAAAAAAGTGTTGCATATTATTCCTAACACAACTTTTGGTGGAACATCCAAATTAATATTAGATATTTATAAAAAAGTAGATAAAAGCCTAATACATTTTGATTTTGTTTCATTTAATAAAGGAGAGTTACATTCTGAATTTACTCGTTATGGATCTAATGTAGAGTATATCCCTTATATAAAAGAAACCGGTATTATTAAACATATAAAGCTAATAATGTCGATAATAAAGAAGAATGGTCCATATGATGCTATTCATGTTCATAATGGGTATAAAGCTAGTCCTGCCTTATTTGCTGCAAAAATATCAGGGATTAACAACAGAATAACTCATATCCACCAAAACAAAGTTAGTAGTAGATGGATAAAAGGCTTGTTTCCAATACTTAAGTATTTTCTTAATTTACTTTCAACAAAAAAGGTAGCTTGTAGTAAAAGTGCTGGGGAGTTAGTCTATAGTAACAGTTTTCAAGTTATTAATAATAGTATAGATTTGGAAAAGTATGATTGGAGCAGTTTAACTTCAAAGGCTGATTTTAAAAAAGAGTTTGATATTCCAAACAATACTTTGGTATTAGGACATGTTGGTAGGTTTTCAAATGTAAAAAACCATGAATTCTTAATAAATATCTCAGAGTATTTAAAGAGTGAGAAAGTCCCTCATAAATTACTTTTGATAGGTAAGGGGCCTTTAGAAAAAAGTATTAGAGAATTAGTGAAAAAAAAAGGGCTAGAAAATAATGTTAATTTTTTAGGTAATAGATTCGATGTTCCTGATTTAGTGAAAAATTTAGATGTATTTTTGTTGCCATCTTACTTCGAAGGTTTTTCAATAGCAACTTTAGAAGCACAGGTATTAGGGGTGAAAAGTATAATATCTAATAATGTACCAAAGGAAGTCGACTTAAATGCAAATATTATAAAATATAAAAAATTAAGTGATGGAGCTGAGAGCTGGGGTAGAGAAGTGTTAGGGATGATTAAAGAGTCTCCTTTAGATGAATGGGAAATAAAGCATTCCCTTAAAGTAAAAGGCCTAGATCTGGAGACAACTGTGAAAGAATTTGAAAATTTGTATTTTAGAACTCCTTAA
- a CDS encoding glycosyltransferase family 4 protein has product MKIVQISAIDSTMNGLLRELNTTILNEGHTLICVCSDGNKVKKMKDEGFDIRTINIDRKISPIKNVKSIINMVKLFRKEKPDVVHVHTPVASVLGRIAAKLAKVPTIIYTAHGFYFHENMTPMKYKIFYLIEKWCAKLCTNYIFTQSEEDGNLAIENNFLPNDRITVISNGVDVNKSFNPTNINENRIRELKEEFSFRENDVIVTFIGRLVKEKGILDLLEAFNIIEKENIKLLVIGETSATERDQETKVQLEIHRSNPNIIFTGYRNDIPDLLALTDIYCLPSYREGMPRSIIEAMAMECAIIATNIRGSREEVDNSLNGYLVNLKSPDEIASSIINLSTSNKTLNSFKVKAREKAVKYYDEKKVVKRQLDVFNKTT; this is encoded by the coding sequence ATGAAAATAGTTCAAATTAGTGCAATTGATTCGACTATGAATGGCTTATTAAGAGAACTCAATACTACAATTTTAAATGAAGGACATACCTTAATTTGTGTATGTTCTGATGGTAATAAAGTTAAAAAAATGAAAGATGAAGGTTTTGATATAAGAACGATTAATATAGATCGAAAAATTTCGCCTATTAAAAACGTAAAGTCTATTATCAATATGGTTAAATTATTTCGGAAAGAAAAACCGGATGTAGTTCATGTTCATACACCTGTTGCTTCGGTTTTAGGAAGAATAGCGGCAAAGTTGGCAAAAGTTCCTACAATTATATATACTGCGCATGGATTCTATTTTCATGAAAATATGACACCAATGAAGTATAAAATATTTTATTTGATAGAAAAGTGGTGTGCAAAATTGTGCACGAATTACATTTTTACACAGAGTGAAGAGGATGGTAACTTAGCAATTGAGAACAATTTTTTACCAAATGATCGTATTACTGTAATTAGTAATGGAGTTGATGTTAATAAAAGTTTTAACCCCACAAATATAAATGAAAATAGGATCAGGGAATTAAAAGAAGAGTTTAGTTTTCGGGAAAATGATGTTATTGTTACTTTTATCGGAAGACTGGTTAAAGAGAAAGGAATTCTTGACTTATTAGAAGCTTTCAATATTATTGAAAAGGAAAATATTAAGTTACTTGTAATTGGTGAAACTAGTGCTACGGAAAGAGACCAAGAAACTAAGGTACAATTAGAAATTCATAGAAGTAATCCAAACATAATTTTTACAGGCTATAGAAATGATATTCCCGATCTATTAGCTTTAACAGATATATATTGCCTTCCTTCTTATCGTGAAGGAATGCCAAGGTCTATTATTGAAGCTATGGCTATGGAATGTGCAATTATTGCTACAAATATTCGAGGGTCACGAGAGGAAGTAGATAATAGCCTTAATGGTTATTTAGTTAATTTAAAGTCTCCTGATGAAATTGCTTCTTCTATAATTAATTTATCAACTTCTAACAAAACACTAAATTCTTTTAAAGTAAAAGCGAGAGAAAAAGCTGTCAAATATTATGATGAAAAAAAAGTTGTGAAAAGGCAATTAGATGTATTTAATAAAACTACTTAG
- a CDS encoding sugar transferase, with amino-acid sequence MKRLVDLIISVFAFIFFIPLLFIVGILIKIEDRGPVIFKQNRGGIYQKHFEIYKFRTMVQNAENIGLKYKTEENDTRITKVGMFLRKYSIDELPQLINIIKGDMSVVGPRPALPVHTDNYNKYQLKRLQVKPGVTGLAQIKGRNNLSWDEKINWDIKYVEKHSIWLDIKIILKTVKIVFNKKNIYQK; translated from the coding sequence ATGAAAAGATTGGTTGACTTAATTATTTCCGTTTTTGCGTTTATATTTTTTATACCGTTATTATTTATAGTGGGAATCTTGATAAAAATTGAAGATAGAGGTCCAGTTATTTTTAAACAAAATCGTGGTGGAATCTATCAAAAACACTTTGAAATATACAAATTTCGAACAATGGTTCAAAATGCTGAGAATATTGGACTTAAGTACAAAACAGAAGAAAATGACACTAGAATTACTAAAGTTGGAATGTTCTTAAGGAAATATAGTATTGATGAGTTGCCACAACTTATTAATATTATCAAGGGAGATATGTCTGTAGTTGGACCAAGACCTGCACTACCAGTGCACACTGATAATTACAATAAATATCAACTTAAACGTTTGCAAGTTAAACCGGGAGTAACTGGGTTGGCTCAAATTAAGGGAAGAAATAATTTAAGTTGGGATGAAAAAATAAATTGGGATATTAAATATGTAGAGAAACATTCCATATGGTTAGATATTAAAATAATATTAAAAACAGTGAAGATAGTATTCAATAAAAAAAATATATATCAAAAATGA
- a CDS encoding GNAT family N-acetyltransferase, which translates to MLVNNSIRIRPIMLEDITILNKWKNDHSVFRNLGGGFKPVSIDQQRNWMDNMIDMNGNNKRFIIEIKNGVPIGMVGLYNINHINRNCEFGIYIGEKEHNGKGYGTSATELMLDFAFNNLNLNKIKLLVNEGNPAINLYKRLKFNQVGKMSQERFIDGEYVDVIIMEKLKDECDI; encoded by the coding sequence ATGTTAGTTAACAATAGTATAAGGATTAGACCAATTATGTTGGAAGATATTACTATTCTTAATAAATGGAAAAATGATCATAGTGTTTTTAGAAACCTTGGTGGAGGTTTTAAACCTGTATCAATTGATCAACAAAGAAACTGGATGGATAATATGATTGATATGAATGGGAATAATAAAAGGTTTATTATTGAAATAAAGAATGGAGTACCTATAGGTATGGTTGGGCTTTACAACATTAACCATATTAATAGAAACTGTGAATTTGGCATTTACATAGGTGAAAAGGAACATAATGGAAAGGGATATGGTACTAGTGCTACTGAATTAATGTTGGATTTTGCATTTAACAATCTAAATTTAAATAAAATTAAATTGTTAGTAAATGAAGGCAACCCAGCTATTAATTTATATAAGCGTTTGAAATTCAATCAAGTAGGTAAGATGAGTCAAGAAAGGTTTATAGATGGGGAATATGTTGATGTAATAATAATGGAAAAATTAAAGGATGAGTGTGATATATAG
- a CDS encoding ATP-grasp domain-containing protein, whose product MNVLVCSAGRRVKVVQYLRQNINKSGGKVITVDCNVNAPALYFGDEFDIIPQIDNEEYLASIIAVCKKYKIKGILSLIDPELEMLAKNKKIFDEIGVTLVLSPLDVIQYCYDKQETYNYLTTLGIPAIPTFSSLKTVTSLIERKELSFPLVVKPGKGSASIGINIVNNKIALKNAFSEGDDLIIQPFYKDLEFGIDVYVDLISGDLVDMFIKEKVKMRSGETDKAISVHNIEIETLVKKFISRTGFVGPIDIDCFKYKGNYYISEINPRFGGGYPHAQEMGCDFMDYINNNLIGKENKPYTNYRYEEDFVMMKYDDVFLYKK is encoded by the coding sequence GTGAATGTTTTAGTATGTAGTGCAGGAAGAAGAGTGAAAGTTGTTCAGTACTTGAGACAAAATATAAATAAAAGTGGCGGAAAAGTAATCACAGTAGATTGTAACGTGAACGCACCCGCATTGTATTTTGGAGATGAATTTGACATCATACCTCAAATTGACAATGAAGAATACTTGGCATCAATTATAGCTGTATGTAAAAAATACAAAATAAAGGGTATTCTCTCACTAATCGATCCAGAATTAGAAATGTTAGCTAAAAATAAGAAGATATTTGATGAAATAGGTGTAACATTAGTACTTTCTCCATTAGATGTAATTCAATATTGTTATGATAAGCAGGAAACTTATAATTACTTGACTACATTAGGAATACCAGCAATACCCACTTTTAGCAGTTTAAAGACTGTGACTTCCTTAATTGAAAGAAAAGAATTATCATTCCCACTTGTAGTTAAACCTGGTAAAGGAAGCGCAAGCATTGGTATTAACATTGTTAATAATAAAATTGCCCTGAAGAATGCTTTTTCTGAAGGGGATGACCTAATTATTCAGCCCTTTTACAAAGATCTTGAGTTTGGTATTGACGTATACGTTGATTTAATTTCAGGAGATTTGGTGGATATGTTTATTAAAGAAAAAGTTAAAATGAGATCAGGTGAAACGGATAAAGCGATTTCAGTACATAACATTGAAATCGAAACTTTAGTTAAAAAGTTTATTTCTAGAACAGGTTTTGTGGGTCCCATCGATATTGATTGCTTTAAATACAAAGGGAATTATTACATTTCAGAAATAAACCCACGTTTTGGAGGAGGTTATCCCCACGCTCAAGAGATGGGGTGTGATTTTATGGATTACATTAATAATAACTTAATAGGTAAAGAAAACAAGCCATATACTAATTATAGATATGAAGAGGATTTTGTAATGATGAAGTATGATGATGTTTTTTTATATAAAAAGTAG
- a CDS encoding DegT/DnrJ/EryC1/StrS family aminotransferase, translated as MNDQKRIFLSTPHMSGKEQKYVQEAFDLNWIAPLGSNVDAFELELAKYNSMRDAAVVNSGTAAIHLALRLLNVGQKDIVFCSSLTFVASANPILYQGATPVFIDSEPETWNMSPQALKKAFEDAKKEGKFPKAVIVVNLYGQSAKMDEILALCNSYGVPVIEDAAESLGSTYKGQMSGTFGKFGVFSFNGNKIITTSGGGALVSNDESSLKDARYLATQARDQAVHYQHSEIGFNYRMSNVIAGIGRGQLEVLDERVAQRRTVFERYYNSFKNIAGIKFQPELEESKSNRWLTALTIDPQITGVSCHEIIEMLNKENIEARPVWKPMHLQPLFEGVKYFPHDKNNSVSDCLFEYGLCLPSGSNMCVEDQERIIAHIMDFLK; from the coding sequence ATGAATGATCAGAAACGAATTTTCCTCTCGACTCCCCATATGAGCGGAAAAGAACAGAAATACGTACAGGAAGCGTTTGATTTAAACTGGATTGCCCCATTAGGTAGTAATGTTGACGCTTTTGAACTAGAACTTGCAAAGTATAATTCTATGAGAGATGCAGCTGTGGTGAATTCTGGAACCGCCGCTATACATTTAGCTTTAAGATTACTAAACGTTGGTCAGAAAGATATTGTTTTTTGTTCTTCCTTAACTTTTGTAGCTAGTGCCAATCCTATATTATACCAAGGTGCCACGCCAGTATTTATTGACTCAGAGCCTGAAACCTGGAACATGTCGCCTCAGGCTTTAAAAAAAGCATTTGAGGACGCTAAAAAAGAAGGAAAGTTTCCAAAAGCCGTAATTGTTGTTAATTTATATGGTCAAAGTGCCAAAATGGATGAAATTTTAGCTTTATGTAATAGTTATGGAGTACCTGTGATAGAAGATGCTGCAGAATCACTGGGAAGTACGTATAAAGGACAAATGAGTGGTACATTTGGAAAATTTGGAGTTTTCTCATTTAATGGAAACAAAATAATCACCACTTCTGGTGGTGGTGCGCTTGTCTCTAATGACGAATCTTCATTAAAGGATGCTAGATATTTAGCTACCCAGGCTAGGGATCAAGCTGTTCATTACCAACACTCAGAGATTGGATTTAATTATAGGATGAGTAATGTAATTGCAGGAATTGGAAGAGGTCAGCTGGAAGTGTTGGACGAGAGGGTTGCTCAACGGCGGACAGTATTTGAGCGTTATTATAACTCATTTAAGAATATAGCTGGTATAAAATTTCAGCCTGAATTGGAGGAGTCCAAGTCAAATAGGTGGTTAACTGCATTAACAATTGATCCACAAATTACGGGTGTTTCCTGTCATGAAATTATTGAAATGCTTAATAAAGAGAATATTGAAGCACGTCCAGTGTGGAAACCAATGCACCTTCAACCTCTTTTTGAAGGTGTGAAATATTTTCCTCATGATAAAAATAATAGTGTATCTGATTGTTTATTTGAATATGGTTTGTGCCTACCTAGTGGTTCTAATATGTGCGTAGAGGATCAGGAAAGAATAATTGCACATATTATGGATTTTCTAAAGTGA
- a CDS encoding helix-turn-helix domain-containing protein, with translation MEKLTKELIKKSFGKHLKSVRHEFSLSQEELAFRAGMDPTYISGIERGKKNPTVTSIYQIAIALKVSPQSLLPEIDRQWEGEKSDD, from the coding sequence ATGGAAAAGTTAACGAAAGAACTCATTAAAAAATCATTCGGTAAACATTTAAAAAGCGTTCGACATGAATTTAGTTTATCGCAAGAAGAACTAGCCTTCAGGGCAGGTATGGATCCTACATACATTAGTGGAATTGAAAGAGGGAAGAAGAACCCTACAGTGACATCCATCTACCAAATAGCAATTGCTTTAAAAGTTTCGCCTCAATCACTCCTGCCGGAAATTGATAGGCAATGGGAGGGGGAGAAGTCAGATGACTGA
- the istB gene encoding IS21-like element helper ATPase IstB — protein MTTNLLVERLEEIGWHHTADQIDGLLEDASKNNVPYSDFLITLLSQEIEQKEKAALDKRLKKAKLPYIKSIHDFDFSFQPSIDERRVKEVLSGRYIHNGDNILLLGPPGVGKTHLAISMAFEAITNGHQALFITANDFIAECQKAEKQGLIQRIIKRYSRPELLIIDELGYFSFDELSAHTLFQIISRRYEHGAMIITSNKSYVEWGKIFGDEVLATAILDRLIHHSTTFNIKGDSYRLREKKKAGIQPANIR, from the coding sequence ATGACCACAAACCTTTTAGTTGAACGCTTAGAAGAAATCGGTTGGCATCACACCGCCGATCAAATAGATGGCCTGCTTGAAGACGCATCTAAAAATAATGTACCATATTCGGACTTCTTAATCACGCTATTATCACAAGAAATCGAACAGAAGGAAAAGGCAGCTTTAGATAAGCGTCTTAAAAAAGCAAAGCTTCCCTACATTAAAAGTATTCATGACTTCGACTTTAGTTTTCAACCGAGTATAGATGAACGAAGAGTTAAAGAAGTGTTATCGGGTCGATATATCCATAATGGAGATAATATCCTACTCCTTGGACCACCAGGAGTAGGAAAGACACATTTAGCCATTTCCATGGCTTTTGAAGCTATCACGAACGGACACCAAGCACTTTTTATTACAGCCAATGATTTTATCGCTGAATGCCAAAAGGCAGAAAAACAAGGGTTAATCCAACGGATTATTAAAAGGTATAGCCGCCCAGAATTACTAATTATTGATGAACTAGGTTACTTTAGTTTCGATGAACTCAGCGCACACACACTTTTCCAAATCATATCAAGAAGATACGAACATGGAGCAATGATTATTACTTCAAATAAATCGTACGTTGAATGGGGAAAGATCTTTGGAGATGAAGTTTTAGCAACGGCCATCTTGGATCGTCTAATCCACCATTCCACGACCTTTAATATTAAAGGAGACTCTTATCGTCTGAGGGAAAAGAAAAAGGCCGGCATCCAGCCAGCCAATATTCGCTGA